One segment of Anser cygnoides isolate HZ-2024a breed goose chromosome 5, Taihu_goose_T2T_genome, whole genome shotgun sequence DNA contains the following:
- the CLCF1 gene encoding cardiotrophin-like cytokine factor 1 isoform X2: MLNVAGEPPGDSWGIFAFLCAALCNLPAVPALNGTEELGAGQSIQKTYDLTRYLEHQLRTLAGTYLNYLGPPFNEPDFNPPRLARAEQVPSATVDLDLWRGLTDNARLAANYRAYSRLLCYLRGLDGQAGTAELRHRLGHFCSSLQGLVVSIAGVMSSLGYPLPAGPAGPPLPPGAPAAPNDFLKKMDDFWLLKELQTWLWRSAKDFNRLKKKVPPAVVTLRLEARGF, from the exons GAGACTCTTGGGGGATCTTTGCCTTCCTGTGTGCTGCGCTCTGCAACCTGCCGGCAGTGCCCGCCCTGAACGGCACGGAGGAGCTGGGCGCCGGCCAGTCCATCCAGAAGACCTACGACCTGACCCGCTACCTGGAGCACCAGCTCCGCACCCTCGCTGGCACCTAT CTGAACTACCTGGGCCCCCCCTTCAATGAGCCCGACTTCAACCCCCCGCGGCTGGCGCGCGCCGAGCAGGTGCCCAGCGCCACGGTGGACTTGGACCTGTGGCGGGGGCTGACGGACAACGCGCGGCTGGCAGCCAACTACCGTGCCTACAGCCGCCTGCTCTGCTACCTGCGCGGGCTGGACGGGCAGGCGGGCACCGCCGAGCTGCGCCACCGCCTCGGCCACTTCTGCTccagcctgcaggggctggtggTCAGCATTGCCGGCGTCATGTCCTCCCTGGGCTACCCGCTGCCCGCTGGCCCTGCtgggcccccgctgccccccggtgcccccgccgcccccaatGACTTCCTCAAGAAGATGGACGACTTCTggctgctgaaggagctgcagaCCTGGCTGTGGCGCTCGGCCAAAGACTTCAACCGCCTCAAGAAGAAGGTGCCGCCCGCCGTGGTCACGCTGCGCCTCGAGGCGAGGGGCTTCTGA
- the CLCF1 gene encoding cardiotrophin-like cytokine factor 1 isoform X1 has protein sequence MDFRAGDSWGIFAFLCAALCNLPAVPALNGTEELGAGQSIQKTYDLTRYLEHQLRTLAGTYLNYLGPPFNEPDFNPPRLARAEQVPSATVDLDLWRGLTDNARLAANYRAYSRLLCYLRGLDGQAGTAELRHRLGHFCSSLQGLVVSIAGVMSSLGYPLPAGPAGPPLPPGAPAAPNDFLKKMDDFWLLKELQTWLWRSAKDFNRLKKKVPPAVVTLRLEARGF, from the exons GAGACTCTTGGGGGATCTTTGCCTTCCTGTGTGCTGCGCTCTGCAACCTGCCGGCAGTGCCCGCCCTGAACGGCACGGAGGAGCTGGGCGCCGGCCAGTCCATCCAGAAGACCTACGACCTGACCCGCTACCTGGAGCACCAGCTCCGCACCCTCGCTGGCACCTAT CTGAACTACCTGGGCCCCCCCTTCAATGAGCCCGACTTCAACCCCCCGCGGCTGGCGCGCGCCGAGCAGGTGCCCAGCGCCACGGTGGACTTGGACCTGTGGCGGGGGCTGACGGACAACGCGCGGCTGGCAGCCAACTACCGTGCCTACAGCCGCCTGCTCTGCTACCTGCGCGGGCTGGACGGGCAGGCGGGCACCGCCGAGCTGCGCCACCGCCTCGGCCACTTCTGCTccagcctgcaggggctggtggTCAGCATTGCCGGCGTCATGTCCTCCCTGGGCTACCCGCTGCCCGCTGGCCCTGCtgggcccccgctgccccccggtgcccccgccgcccccaatGACTTCCTCAAGAAGATGGACGACTTCTggctgctgaaggagctgcagaCCTGGCTGTGGCGCTCGGCCAAAGACTTCAACCGCCTCAAGAAGAAGGTGCCGCCCGCCGTGGTCACGCTGCGCCTCGAGGCGAGGGGCTTCTGA